A region of the Bryobacteraceae bacterium genome:
GGCCCGCTCCGCCAGATCTCTATCCAGCAGATGCGGCTGGCCCGCTCGCGCGCCCAGCTCCGGCCCCTCCGGGGCGGCTGGCGCGTCTTCCTGATCGACCGCATGGATCGCGCTGGCGCCCAGGCCGCCGACGCCCTTCTGAAAACCCTCGAAGAGCCGCCGCCGCACCTCGTGCTCTTCCTCACCGCCGAAAACCCCTATGAGCTGCCCGCCACCATCCGCTCCCGGTCGGTCGTCTTCTGGATGACGCCGCTCAGCGACGCCGAAATGGAGGCGGCCGCACGCGCCCTCGGCTGGAAAGACGCCGCGCGCCGCATCGCGCTTGCCGGCGGCTGCCCCGGCGTCGCCGCCACCATGGACCTCGCCCTTTACGAAAAGCGCCGCGCGGCGGCCCTGGCGATGCTCGAGTCCGCCTCGGGCGCGGCCTGCTTCGCCGACTGGGTGAAGAAAAGCCAGCCGCTGCTCGCCAGCAAGAACGAGAAACTCAGCGAGCACCTCAAGCCGCTCTACGCGCTCATCGAGGACCTGCTCGTGCTCAAAAGCGGCGGCTCGCGGATCCGCAACCAGGACCTTCGCCCGGCGCTCGAACAGCTCGCCGCGCGCGTCGGCTTCCCCTGGCTGTGCGAGGCCGTCGCCCTGGCCGACGCCTGGGACGGCCTCGAACGGCGCAACGTGCAGAAGGCCGCCGCCGCCGATCAGTTCGTCGTCAGACTGGCCGGGCTCGCCAACGCCGCCCGCTGGAGCTGATCGAGATCCAGCACCTCGCGCCAGCCGTCTCCCAGCCGGATACGGCCCGGCGCGCGATAGAAGGCCGCCGGCACGTCCTCGATCCGCGAGATCGAATCCACCGCCAGCGCAAAGGCCGCCTCCGCCGGCGGCCCGCCATGCCGCGCCCCGTCCCGGACCAGCACGAGACACGACCGCGCCGAGGCCGGCCGCGCCTTCAGCCCCAGCAGTCCGTGCGGCCGCAGAACCGGAATCGTGCGGCCCTCCATCCGCAGCCGCTCTCCGCCAGGCTCGCCCGGCGGCGCCCCCTCCAGATCAGCCGTCCGCACCAGCATCATCCCGCAGACCCGCGCCGCCGGCACGCCGTAGTCGCGGCCCCCGAGCCGCACCACCACAAACCGCAGCGGCGGCGCCGACAGCATCGCCCGAGCCGCTCCCATCGCCGCCTCACTCAATCGACAGCACTGCCGTCACCTGCTCCCGCGCCGCACGGCCATGCGCCGCCGCATCCCGGCTCGGCGCCAGACACAGATGCACCTCGATCACCTCGCCATCCACGTGGAACGGCACCACCGTCCACTTGCTCCGCGCCACGCTCCGCGTCGTGAAATTGCGCC
Encoded here:
- the holB gene encoding DNA polymerase III subunit delta': MFDRFFGNRIVAESLEHMIETGRIAQTILLAGPEGVGKATLARRFAARLLALGAPGAAEEIRRQIEQDDLSLPENRKILEEREKWPGEKRAEDPLFFASYPDFVTFCPEGPLRQISIQQMRLARSRAQLRPLRGGWRVFLIDRMDRAGAQAADALLKTLEEPPPHLVLFLTAENPYELPATIRSRSVVFWMTPLSDAEMEAAARALGWKDAARRIALAGGCPGVAATMDLALYEKRRAAALAMLESASGAACFADWVKKSQPLLASKNEKLSEHLKPLYALIEDLLVLKSGGSRIRNQDLRPALEQLAARVGFPWLCEAVALADAWDGLERRNVQKAAAADQFVVRLAGLANAARWS